The following proteins are encoded in a genomic region of Phycodurus eques isolate BA_2022a chromosome 11, UOR_Pequ_1.1, whole genome shotgun sequence:
- the cfap43 gene encoding cilia- and flagella-associated protein 43 isoform X1, translated as MDVNTDSTETDTETPPESEYLSEDDLNYFETKEKLQARMEEIRSTIQEMILENESVPEIERLELKEFNVDDDRQKMHDAMVEEEVSRVKDRIEMEILERCYRRDLIKRDCWDCLKVKDRAVKAFHTEHEVTNYPLKERPQAELDDLKRVENRTKAELKQRAQEKGGEEEAEEVLSAQSGVMSSYSAELGLSHPYLYDQFSLHTTEQKLNQIIMLQDVIFRIKVALNTQFDKVYKQKVQEISRVKERNKQVRELLEELEVNEELWVPVLNDREVPERVFVVDDSEIKAEKYLTPEQEKEEERKRLEEQKHLAAKSDDVRERALDDMMDGVLEVKKDSVLKTEVPQPEFIVAKPDKEWTEEEKKQLKEYENKVKELNTEKEKYRKSLENEIKGLQKITKEATERFDEGLKKLFERKIKSDIAICQEELKIKTLNYSVLMEEVMRNEELELVQKLKEMSAQRKKMGEDLQKFENEVESFQESYNNIVADDKAQDKDFRKEFMSVHKAHVDQLYKLFKRRPRGQKKNAMEELDAQRNMPEGLTLPLWERFCQIRRTKIDTEHKIKATGATLAEMQASLLKKREEDETGEQEIEYLAAELENLREEKKNFLTDITVQFLLKQGQVEVTNMDLIPDYSESILLHRGKVEELNHTIRTLGEQKIAMMVQTKDFRKGIIQVEWDNTMRRMQIEDLKNKERDIQKLRLTEDHKEYLKTDSDSRVCKQAISMKETQAMQLKTYQKDMKYRKQKIRNLQAQAAMKEQKNVALDKQVQDMHVTVSQMRHIYEASATEENEAVNTEQRYQEVLLVQRLKDTARFQMEKLAFLSAEAQRLRMRNVPSLVQIKYD; from the exons ATGGATGTCAATACAGACTCTACTGAAACTGACACTGAAACGCCACCAGAAAGTGAG TATCTGAGCGAAGATGATCTGAAttattttgaaacaaaggaaaaaCTGCAGGCCAGGATGGAGGAGATCCGCAGCACT ATCCAAGAGATGATTCTGGAAAATGAGAGCGTTCCCGAAATCGAACGACTGGAGCTGAAGGAGTTCAACGTGGATGACGATAGGCAAAAGATGCACGATGCCATGGTGGAGGAGGAAGTTTCCAGG GTGAAAGATAGAATTGAGATGGAGATTTTGGAGAGATGCTACAGGCGTGATCTCATCAAGAGGGACTGCTGGGATTGTCTGAAAGTTAAAGACAGGGCTGTAAAG GCCTTCCACACGGAGCACGAGGTGACGAACTACCCCCTCAAAGAGCGACCACAAGCTGAATTGGATGACCTTAAAAGAGTTGAAAATAGGACGAAGGCGGAACTG AAGCAGAGGGCCCAAGAAAAGGGTGGAGAGGAAGAGGCGGAGGAGGTGTTGTCGGCCCAAAGTGGAGTAATGAGCAGCTACTCCGCCGAGCTGGGACTGTCACACCCTTACCTCTACGACCAGTTCAGCCTGCACACCACCGAGCAGAAGCTGAACCAGATCATTATGCTTCAG GATGTGATCTTCAGAATCAAGGTGGCTCTCAACACGCAGTTTGACAAGGTGTACAAGCAAAAGGTGCAGGAGATCAGCCGCGTCAAAGAGCGGAACAAGCAAGTAAGGGAGCTcctggaggagctggaggtCAACGAGGAGCTGTGGGTGCCCGTCTTGAACGACAGGGAGGTGCCCGAGAGGGTGTTCGTCGTGGACGACTCCgag ATAAAGGCCGAAAAGTACCTCACTCCAGAACAGGAGAAGGAAGAGGAAAGGAAGCGGCTAGAGGAGCAAAAGCACTTGGCTGCCAAG AGCGACGATGTCCGAGAAAGGGCTCTTGATGACATGATGGACGGCGTTCTTGAAGTGAAAAAAGACAGTGTCTTGAAAACG GAAGTACCCCAGCCCGAGTTCATTGTGGCCAAACCTGACAAAGAGTGGACCGAAGAGGAGAAAAAGCAGTTGAAAGAATACGAAAACAAAGTCAAAGAGCTGAACACGGAGAAGGAGAAGTACAGAAAG TCGCTGGAAAATGAAATCAAAGGCCTTCAGAAAATCACCAAAGAGGCCACTGAGCGTTTTGATGAAGGTTTGAAAAAGCTCTTTGAGAGGAAAATTAAGTCAGACATAGCCATATGTCAG GAAGAACTGAAGATTAAAACTCTAAATTACTCCGTGCTCATGGAAGAGGTGATGAGGAATGAAGAACTAGAGCTGGTGCAAAAACTTAAGGAAATGTCTGCGCAGAgg aaaaaaatgggcgAAGACTTGCAGAAGTTTGAAAATGAAGTCGAATCATTCCAGGAGAGCTACAACAACATTGTGGCGGACGACAAG GCTCAGGATAAAGACTTCCGGAAGGAGTTCATGAGTGTGCACAAAGCCCATGTTGATCAGCTGTATAAACTGTTCAAGCGGAGACCTAG AGGTCAAAAGAAGAATGCCATGGAGGAGTTGGACGCTCAGAGGAATATGCCGGAGGGCTTGACCCTGCCCTTGTGGGAGAGGTTTTGTCAAATCCGCAGAACAAAAATAGACACTGAGCATAAG ATCAAAGCCACGGGGGCCACTCTGGCTGAAATGCAAGCGAGCCTGCTCAAGAAGCGAGAAGAGGACGAGACCGGCGAGCAGGAAATTGAATATCTCGCAGCAgaacttgaaaa CCTGCGTGAGGAGAAGAAGAACTTCCTGACGGACATCACGGTCCAGTTCCTTCTCAAACAGGGCCAGGTGGAGGTGACCAACatggatctcatccctgactaCAGCGAGTCGATTCTTCTCCACCGGGGCAAGGTGGAAGAACTCAACCACACCATTCGG ACCCTCGGCGAGCAGAAGATAGCCATGATGGTGCAGACCAAAGACTTCCGTAAGGGCATCATCCAGGTGGAATGGGACAACACCATGAGGAGGATGCAGATAGAGGATCTCAAGAACAAAGAACGGGACATCCAGAAGCTGCGTCTCACAGAGGATCACAAAGAG tatcTCAAGACAGACAGCGACAGTCGTGTGTGCAAGCAGGCGATATCTATGAAGGAGACTCAGGCCATGCAGCTCAAG ACTTATCAAAAGGACATGAAGTATCGCAAACAAAAAATCAGAAACCTCCAAGCTCAGGCGGCCATGAAGGAACAGAAGAACGTTGCTTTGGACAAGCAGGTCCAGGACATGCACGTGACCGTGTCGCAGATGAGACACATCTACGAAGCCTCAG CTACGGAGGAAAACGAGGCGGTGAACACCGAGCAGCGCTACCAGGAGGTCCTGCTAGTGCAGCGTCTGAAGGACACCGCCAGGTTCCAGATGGAGAAGCTGGCGTTTCTCAGCGCCGAGGCGCAGCGTTTGAGGATGAGGAACGTCCCTTCGCTGGTGCAGATCAAATACGACTGA
- the cfap43 gene encoding cilia- and flagella-associated protein 43 isoform X2 — protein sequence MDVNTDSTETDTETPPESEYLSEDDLNYFETKEKLQARMEEIRSTIQEMILENESVPEIERLELKEFNVDDDRQKMHDAMVEEEVSRVKDRIEMEILERCYRRDLIKRDCWDCLKVKDRAVKAFHTEHEVTNYPLKERPQAELDDLKRVENRTKAELQRAQEKGGEEEAEEVLSAQSGVMSSYSAELGLSHPYLYDQFSLHTTEQKLNQIIMLQDVIFRIKVALNTQFDKVYKQKVQEISRVKERNKQVRELLEELEVNEELWVPVLNDREVPERVFVVDDSEIKAEKYLTPEQEKEEERKRLEEQKHLAAKSDDVRERALDDMMDGVLEVKKDSVLKTEVPQPEFIVAKPDKEWTEEEKKQLKEYENKVKELNTEKEKYRKSLENEIKGLQKITKEATERFDEGLKKLFERKIKSDIAICQEELKIKTLNYSVLMEEVMRNEELELVQKLKEMSAQRKKMGEDLQKFENEVESFQESYNNIVADDKAQDKDFRKEFMSVHKAHVDQLYKLFKRRPRGQKKNAMEELDAQRNMPEGLTLPLWERFCQIRRTKIDTEHKIKATGATLAEMQASLLKKREEDETGEQEIEYLAAELENLREEKKNFLTDITVQFLLKQGQVEVTNMDLIPDYSESILLHRGKVEELNHTIRTLGEQKIAMMVQTKDFRKGIIQVEWDNTMRRMQIEDLKNKERDIQKLRLTEDHKEYLKTDSDSRVCKQAISMKETQAMQLKTYQKDMKYRKQKIRNLQAQAAMKEQKNVALDKQVQDMHVTVSQMRHIYEASATEENEAVNTEQRYQEVLLVQRLKDTARFQMEKLAFLSAEAQRLRMRNVPSLVQIKYD from the exons ATGGATGTCAATACAGACTCTACTGAAACTGACACTGAAACGCCACCAGAAAGTGAG TATCTGAGCGAAGATGATCTGAAttattttgaaacaaaggaaaaaCTGCAGGCCAGGATGGAGGAGATCCGCAGCACT ATCCAAGAGATGATTCTGGAAAATGAGAGCGTTCCCGAAATCGAACGACTGGAGCTGAAGGAGTTCAACGTGGATGACGATAGGCAAAAGATGCACGATGCCATGGTGGAGGAGGAAGTTTCCAGG GTGAAAGATAGAATTGAGATGGAGATTTTGGAGAGATGCTACAGGCGTGATCTCATCAAGAGGGACTGCTGGGATTGTCTGAAAGTTAAAGACAGGGCTGTAAAG GCCTTCCACACGGAGCACGAGGTGACGAACTACCCCCTCAAAGAGCGACCACAAGCTGAATTGGATGACCTTAAAAGAGTTGAAAATAGGACGAAGGCGGAACTG CAGAGGGCCCAAGAAAAGGGTGGAGAGGAAGAGGCGGAGGAGGTGTTGTCGGCCCAAAGTGGAGTAATGAGCAGCTACTCCGCCGAGCTGGGACTGTCACACCCTTACCTCTACGACCAGTTCAGCCTGCACACCACCGAGCAGAAGCTGAACCAGATCATTATGCTTCAG GATGTGATCTTCAGAATCAAGGTGGCTCTCAACACGCAGTTTGACAAGGTGTACAAGCAAAAGGTGCAGGAGATCAGCCGCGTCAAAGAGCGGAACAAGCAAGTAAGGGAGCTcctggaggagctggaggtCAACGAGGAGCTGTGGGTGCCCGTCTTGAACGACAGGGAGGTGCCCGAGAGGGTGTTCGTCGTGGACGACTCCgag ATAAAGGCCGAAAAGTACCTCACTCCAGAACAGGAGAAGGAAGAGGAAAGGAAGCGGCTAGAGGAGCAAAAGCACTTGGCTGCCAAG AGCGACGATGTCCGAGAAAGGGCTCTTGATGACATGATGGACGGCGTTCTTGAAGTGAAAAAAGACAGTGTCTTGAAAACG GAAGTACCCCAGCCCGAGTTCATTGTGGCCAAACCTGACAAAGAGTGGACCGAAGAGGAGAAAAAGCAGTTGAAAGAATACGAAAACAAAGTCAAAGAGCTGAACACGGAGAAGGAGAAGTACAGAAAG TCGCTGGAAAATGAAATCAAAGGCCTTCAGAAAATCACCAAAGAGGCCACTGAGCGTTTTGATGAAGGTTTGAAAAAGCTCTTTGAGAGGAAAATTAAGTCAGACATAGCCATATGTCAG GAAGAACTGAAGATTAAAACTCTAAATTACTCCGTGCTCATGGAAGAGGTGATGAGGAATGAAGAACTAGAGCTGGTGCAAAAACTTAAGGAAATGTCTGCGCAGAgg aaaaaaatgggcgAAGACTTGCAGAAGTTTGAAAATGAAGTCGAATCATTCCAGGAGAGCTACAACAACATTGTGGCGGACGACAAG GCTCAGGATAAAGACTTCCGGAAGGAGTTCATGAGTGTGCACAAAGCCCATGTTGATCAGCTGTATAAACTGTTCAAGCGGAGACCTAG AGGTCAAAAGAAGAATGCCATGGAGGAGTTGGACGCTCAGAGGAATATGCCGGAGGGCTTGACCCTGCCCTTGTGGGAGAGGTTTTGTCAAATCCGCAGAACAAAAATAGACACTGAGCATAAG ATCAAAGCCACGGGGGCCACTCTGGCTGAAATGCAAGCGAGCCTGCTCAAGAAGCGAGAAGAGGACGAGACCGGCGAGCAGGAAATTGAATATCTCGCAGCAgaacttgaaaa CCTGCGTGAGGAGAAGAAGAACTTCCTGACGGACATCACGGTCCAGTTCCTTCTCAAACAGGGCCAGGTGGAGGTGACCAACatggatctcatccctgactaCAGCGAGTCGATTCTTCTCCACCGGGGCAAGGTGGAAGAACTCAACCACACCATTCGG ACCCTCGGCGAGCAGAAGATAGCCATGATGGTGCAGACCAAAGACTTCCGTAAGGGCATCATCCAGGTGGAATGGGACAACACCATGAGGAGGATGCAGATAGAGGATCTCAAGAACAAAGAACGGGACATCCAGAAGCTGCGTCTCACAGAGGATCACAAAGAG tatcTCAAGACAGACAGCGACAGTCGTGTGTGCAAGCAGGCGATATCTATGAAGGAGACTCAGGCCATGCAGCTCAAG ACTTATCAAAAGGACATGAAGTATCGCAAACAAAAAATCAGAAACCTCCAAGCTCAGGCGGCCATGAAGGAACAGAAGAACGTTGCTTTGGACAAGCAGGTCCAGGACATGCACGTGACCGTGTCGCAGATGAGACACATCTACGAAGCCTCAG CTACGGAGGAAAACGAGGCGGTGAACACCGAGCAGCGCTACCAGGAGGTCCTGCTAGTGCAGCGTCTGAAGGACACCGCCAGGTTCCAGATGGAGAAGCTGGCGTTTCTCAGCGCCGAGGCGCAGCGTTTGAGGATGAGGAACGTCCCTTCGCTGGTGCAGATCAAATACGACTGA
- the cfap43 gene encoding cilia- and flagella-associated protein 43 isoform X3, protein MDVNTDSTETDTETPPESEYLSEDDLNYFETKEKLQARMEEIRSTIQEMILENESVPEIERLELKEFNVDDDRQKMHDAMVEEEVSRVKDRIEMEILERCYRRDLIKRDCWDCLKVKDRAVKAFHTEHEVTNYPLKERPQAELDDLKRVENRTKAELKQRAQEKGGEEEAEEVLSAQSGVMSSYSAELGLSHPYLYDQFSLHTTEQKLNQIIMLQDVIFRIKVALNTQFDKVYKQKVQEISRVKERNKQVRELLEELEVNEELWVPVLNDREVPERVFVVDDSEIKAEKYLTPEQEKEEERKRLEEQKHLAAKSDDVRERALDDMMDGVLEVKKDSVLKTEVPQPEFIVAKPDKEWTEEEKKQLKEYENKVKELNTEKEKYRKEELKIKTLNYSVLMEEVMRNEELELVQKLKEMSAQRKKMGEDLQKFENEVESFQESYNNIVADDKAQDKDFRKEFMSVHKAHVDQLYKLFKRRPRGQKKNAMEELDAQRNMPEGLTLPLWERFCQIRRTKIDTEHKIKATGATLAEMQASLLKKREEDETGEQEIEYLAAELENLREEKKNFLTDITVQFLLKQGQVEVTNMDLIPDYSESILLHRGKVEELNHTIRTLGEQKIAMMVQTKDFRKGIIQVEWDNTMRRMQIEDLKNKERDIQKLRLTEDHKEYLKTDSDSRVCKQAISMKETQAMQLKTYQKDMKYRKQKIRNLQAQAAMKEQKNVALDKQVQDMHVTVSQMRHIYEASATEENEAVNTEQRYQEVLLVQRLKDTARFQMEKLAFLSAEAQRLRMRNVPSLVQIKYD, encoded by the exons ATGGATGTCAATACAGACTCTACTGAAACTGACACTGAAACGCCACCAGAAAGTGAG TATCTGAGCGAAGATGATCTGAAttattttgaaacaaaggaaaaaCTGCAGGCCAGGATGGAGGAGATCCGCAGCACT ATCCAAGAGATGATTCTGGAAAATGAGAGCGTTCCCGAAATCGAACGACTGGAGCTGAAGGAGTTCAACGTGGATGACGATAGGCAAAAGATGCACGATGCCATGGTGGAGGAGGAAGTTTCCAGG GTGAAAGATAGAATTGAGATGGAGATTTTGGAGAGATGCTACAGGCGTGATCTCATCAAGAGGGACTGCTGGGATTGTCTGAAAGTTAAAGACAGGGCTGTAAAG GCCTTCCACACGGAGCACGAGGTGACGAACTACCCCCTCAAAGAGCGACCACAAGCTGAATTGGATGACCTTAAAAGAGTTGAAAATAGGACGAAGGCGGAACTG AAGCAGAGGGCCCAAGAAAAGGGTGGAGAGGAAGAGGCGGAGGAGGTGTTGTCGGCCCAAAGTGGAGTAATGAGCAGCTACTCCGCCGAGCTGGGACTGTCACACCCTTACCTCTACGACCAGTTCAGCCTGCACACCACCGAGCAGAAGCTGAACCAGATCATTATGCTTCAG GATGTGATCTTCAGAATCAAGGTGGCTCTCAACACGCAGTTTGACAAGGTGTACAAGCAAAAGGTGCAGGAGATCAGCCGCGTCAAAGAGCGGAACAAGCAAGTAAGGGAGCTcctggaggagctggaggtCAACGAGGAGCTGTGGGTGCCCGTCTTGAACGACAGGGAGGTGCCCGAGAGGGTGTTCGTCGTGGACGACTCCgag ATAAAGGCCGAAAAGTACCTCACTCCAGAACAGGAGAAGGAAGAGGAAAGGAAGCGGCTAGAGGAGCAAAAGCACTTGGCTGCCAAG AGCGACGATGTCCGAGAAAGGGCTCTTGATGACATGATGGACGGCGTTCTTGAAGTGAAAAAAGACAGTGTCTTGAAAACG GAAGTACCCCAGCCCGAGTTCATTGTGGCCAAACCTGACAAAGAGTGGACCGAAGAGGAGAAAAAGCAGTTGAAAGAATACGAAAACAAAGTCAAAGAGCTGAACACGGAGAAGGAGAAGTACAGAAAG GAAGAACTGAAGATTAAAACTCTAAATTACTCCGTGCTCATGGAAGAGGTGATGAGGAATGAAGAACTAGAGCTGGTGCAAAAACTTAAGGAAATGTCTGCGCAGAgg aaaaaaatgggcgAAGACTTGCAGAAGTTTGAAAATGAAGTCGAATCATTCCAGGAGAGCTACAACAACATTGTGGCGGACGACAAG GCTCAGGATAAAGACTTCCGGAAGGAGTTCATGAGTGTGCACAAAGCCCATGTTGATCAGCTGTATAAACTGTTCAAGCGGAGACCTAG AGGTCAAAAGAAGAATGCCATGGAGGAGTTGGACGCTCAGAGGAATATGCCGGAGGGCTTGACCCTGCCCTTGTGGGAGAGGTTTTGTCAAATCCGCAGAACAAAAATAGACACTGAGCATAAG ATCAAAGCCACGGGGGCCACTCTGGCTGAAATGCAAGCGAGCCTGCTCAAGAAGCGAGAAGAGGACGAGACCGGCGAGCAGGAAATTGAATATCTCGCAGCAgaacttgaaaa CCTGCGTGAGGAGAAGAAGAACTTCCTGACGGACATCACGGTCCAGTTCCTTCTCAAACAGGGCCAGGTGGAGGTGACCAACatggatctcatccctgactaCAGCGAGTCGATTCTTCTCCACCGGGGCAAGGTGGAAGAACTCAACCACACCATTCGG ACCCTCGGCGAGCAGAAGATAGCCATGATGGTGCAGACCAAAGACTTCCGTAAGGGCATCATCCAGGTGGAATGGGACAACACCATGAGGAGGATGCAGATAGAGGATCTCAAGAACAAAGAACGGGACATCCAGAAGCTGCGTCTCACAGAGGATCACAAAGAG tatcTCAAGACAGACAGCGACAGTCGTGTGTGCAAGCAGGCGATATCTATGAAGGAGACTCAGGCCATGCAGCTCAAG ACTTATCAAAAGGACATGAAGTATCGCAAACAAAAAATCAGAAACCTCCAAGCTCAGGCGGCCATGAAGGAACAGAAGAACGTTGCTTTGGACAAGCAGGTCCAGGACATGCACGTGACCGTGTCGCAGATGAGACACATCTACGAAGCCTCAG CTACGGAGGAAAACGAGGCGGTGAACACCGAGCAGCGCTACCAGGAGGTCCTGCTAGTGCAGCGTCTGAAGGACACCGCCAGGTTCCAGATGGAGAAGCTGGCGTTTCTCAGCGCCGAGGCGCAGCGTTTGAGGATGAGGAACGTCCCTTCGCTGGTGCAGATCAAATACGACTGA
- the sfr1 gene encoding swi5-dependent recombination DNA repair protein 1 homolog, protein MEVTPKNNTSKSAYRSPSSPWESRNETPHQKLSASLKARLKRTRRAFTSPFPVAKRLCVDVEDGQPVPLDSRTTDDDNKNPPLISPSADVNVQEARPGSEMFSGMIPGPAHAHAENLAQRRERLGRQVKDKTETLRRLRMVKMYRSKNDLAQLQTLIDKWRSCAQNALYELQSDVPVEGRKASLSELIDLFGLDEKILHFDRTQDDFAS, encoded by the exons ATGGAAGTGACGCCGAAGAACAACACTTCGAAATCGGCGTACCGTTCACCGTCCAGTCCGTGGGAGTCCAGAAATGAGACG CCGCACCAGAAGCTGAGCGCCTCTCTGAAAGCGCGTCTGAAGAGAACGCGACGTGCCTTCACCTCGCCCTTCCCCGTGGCCAAGCGCCTCTGCGTGGACGTGGAAGACGGCCAACCAGTTCCGTTAGATTCCCGGACGACGgatgatgataataaaaatCCTCCGCTTATCAGCCCGTCTGCTGACGTCAACGTTCAGGAAGCCAGACCTGGGAGTGAAATGTTTTCCGGGATGATTCCCGGACCGGCGCACGCTCACGCTGAAAACCTTGCGCAACGACGGGAGCGGCTCGGCAGGCAGGTGAAGGACAAGACGGAGACGTTACGTCGACTGAGGATGGTTAAGATGTACAGGAGCAAG AATGACCTGGCGCAGCTTCAAACCTTGATCGACAAGTGGCGGAGCTGCGCTCAGAACGCGTTGTACGAGCTCCAGTCGGACGTCCCTGTGGAGGGACGCAAGGCCAGCCTGTCTGAACTCATCGATCTCTTCGGTCTAGATGAGAAAATCTTGCACTTTGACCGCACACAGGACGACTTTGCTTCCTGA